The region TTTTGCCGGAGGCTTTCTGCATATCGACGACAATTATGGAATGGATAAATATATCAGACGAGAGCTTCAGAAGCTATTTCCAGACAAAAAAATGGTTGAACTTCCATACGCCCATCCTATTTATCATCAAACATTTAAATTCAAAAACGGGCTACCCAAAATACACCGACACGATGGTAAAGCTCCACAAGGCTTTGCAATTATGCACAAAGGCCGGGTACTCGTATTTTACAGCTATGAAAGTGATTTGGGCGATGGCTGGGAAGATCCTTCGGTGCACAACGATAGCCCGGAAAAACACCGCGAGGCTTTACAAATGGGTGCCAATATTATCGAATATGCTTTACATAACTAATGGCCTAACTCAATAAATTTGGAAAAAATACTCATCATACAGACGGCATTTATAGGCGATGTAATTCTATCGACAGCCGTTGCGCATAAAATTGCACAATATACCCCTAACGCACAAATAGATTACCTGGTGCGCAAAGGAAACGAATCGCTTGTTGCAAACCTGGATTTCATCAACAATGTATGGGTTTGGGATAAGAAAAACGGTAAACACCGCAATTTGTGGCGTCTTATTCAACAAATTAGACAAGAACGTTATGACAGAGTCGTTAATTTACAGCGATTTCTATCATCGGGCATTGTAACAAGCCTGAGCCGGGGTAAATATACTT is a window of Salinivirga cyanobacteriivorans DNA encoding:
- a CDS encoding DUF4159 domain-containing protein, with translation MNKKNLIFVLLLGLSMTLQSQQIQIGLLKYNGGGDWYANPTALPNLARFCNQELNTNFDIEYLEIAPGDIDLFNVPYVHMTGHGNVIFNETERQNLREYLFAGGFLHIDDNYGMDKYIRRELQKLFPDKKMVELPYAHPIYHQTFKFKNGLPKIHRHDGKAPQGFAIMHKGRVLVFYSYESDLGDGWEDPSVHNDSPEKHREALQMGANIIEYALHN